From a single Calditrichota bacterium genomic region:
- a CDS encoding polyprenol monophosphomannose synthase, which produces MGEKRTLVVIPTYNEVQNIQLICRSVLDLNIRGLSILVVDDNSPDGTADRVRQLQQTHPNIELIVREKKLGLGSAYVRGFKFAIERKFDYIFEMDADFSHDPREIPSFLHAIQDFDLVIGSRYIQGVNVINWPLSRLMLSYFANVYTRWITGMPIQDSTSGFKCFRRSVLEAINLDKITSDGYAFQIEMDFKAWKLGFRLKEIPIIFVDRFIGHSKMSKKIVREAAWVVWKLKFLSLSGKIE; this is translated from the coding sequence ATTGGTGAAAAGAGAACACTGGTTGTTATTCCGACCTACAACGAAGTTCAAAACATTCAACTCATTTGCCGCTCCGTGTTGGATCTGAACATTCGGGGGTTGTCCATTTTGGTCGTGGATGACAACTCGCCCGATGGAACGGCCGATCGGGTGCGCCAACTTCAACAAACACACCCCAATATCGAATTAATTGTTCGCGAGAAAAAACTGGGATTGGGGTCGGCCTACGTTCGCGGCTTCAAATTTGCAATTGAGCGGAAATTCGATTATATTTTTGAGATGGATGCTGATTTTTCTCACGATCCGCGTGAAATACCGAGCTTTTTACACGCCATTCAGGATTTTGATCTGGTGATCGGTTCGCGGTACATTCAGGGCGTCAATGTGATTAATTGGCCGTTATCCCGCTTGATGCTGAGTTATTTTGCGAATGTGTACACCCGGTGGATTACAGGAATGCCCATTCAGGACAGCACCTCCGGATTTAAGTGCTTTCGGAGGTCGGTCCTTGAAGCGATCAATCTGGACAAAATTACCTCCGACGGCTACGCTTTTCAGATAGAGATGGATTTTAAGGCCTGGAAACTGGGATTTCGACTCAAGGAGATTCCCATCATTTTTGTGGATCGTTTCATCGGACATTCAAAAATGTCCAAAAAAATTGTACGAGAAGCCGCCTGGGTGGTGTGGAAGTTAAAGTTTCTAAGTTTGTCTGGGAAAATCGAGTAA
- the rfbD gene encoding dTDP-4-dehydrorhamnose reductase, translated as MKNRYLIVGCNGLLGQKIVREISKQSSDSEILGTSIEPSVLFSTRISYQRIDITKIDSVHRVVREFRPTVIVNAAAYTNVDRAEIDQDLCWEINVIGVENLALEAKAVGAMLYHVSTDYVFSGENGPYRETDTPDPRGFYARSKLAAEWAIEESGAAYFIGRTSTLFGAGENIRPNFVLWLISALKKNQEVTIVDDQIGNPTLADNLAEAFRVAIEKKATGLFHLAGRESIDRYSFALKIARIFNLNQSLIHRGKTSDLKQLAPRPMNAALSVEKAQKELGVYLMSVEEELLELKKQLDEKHPL; from the coding sequence ATGAAAAATCGTTATTTAATTGTGGGTTGCAATGGTCTTTTAGGTCAAAAAATTGTTCGGGAGATTTCAAAGCAGTCCTCCGATTCGGAAATTCTGGGGACAAGTATCGAACCCAGTGTCTTGTTTTCGACACGTATTTCTTATCAGCGGATAGACATTACGAAGATTGACTCCGTTCACCGGGTGGTCCGGGAATTTCGCCCAACGGTTATTGTCAATGCAGCGGCCTACACCAATGTGGATAGAGCGGAGATCGACCAGGACCTCTGTTGGGAAATTAATGTTATTGGAGTCGAAAACCTGGCTCTTGAAGCCAAGGCCGTGGGGGCCATGCTTTACCACGTGTCTACCGATTATGTTTTTTCGGGGGAGAACGGCCCCTACCGGGAAACAGATACGCCGGATCCCAGGGGATTTTATGCCCGGTCCAAGCTGGCCGCAGAATGGGCTATCGAAGAATCCGGAGCAGCCTATTTTATCGGACGAACATCCACTCTCTTTGGAGCGGGTGAAAACATACGGCCGAATTTTGTTTTGTGGCTCATTTCTGCCCTGAAAAAAAATCAGGAGGTTACGATTGTTGACGATCAGATTGGAAATCCCACACTGGCTGACAATTTGGCGGAGGCGTTCCGTGTCGCAATCGAGAAAAAGGCCACCGGGCTTTTTCACCTTGCGGGAAGAGAATCAATCGATCGATATTCGTTTGCTCTAAAAATAGCCCGGATTTTTAATTTGAACCAGTCGCTTATTCATCGTGGAAAGACAAGCGATTTAAAACAACTGGCTCCCCGTCCGATGAATGCCGCCTTATCGGTGGAAAAGGCTCAGAAGGAATTGGGGGTTTATTTGATGTCGGTTGAGGAGGAATTGCTTGAATTGAAGAAGCAGCTGGACGAGAAACATCCGCTCTAG
- a CDS encoding carbohydrate kinase family protein, with translation MSEKIKITVIGTVVRDTIYPYKGEPVYGWGGIYYTLSHLAGILRDQAVLEPVFYLGYDVYDEFLELLTEKFPNIRTNGIHKIDQKNNQVILKYITPEYREETSNYIPPPLPYDLIRPFVGNDVILLNFISGYEVTYETCKQIAEEKSGYLYVDFHSLAFGRNEDGSRFYQRPENWQDWVKLPDILQMNEKEAETLAARALETVDDYKKFATELVQISNNIINITLGSKGSVLAFLSDGIPEVYYFEPLKVNKVVDATGCGDSFATGFISRFLKTKDPVESARYGNITGGLNCTFQSTTKVDRIHLQVEEALKSYQKNKLFVVE, from the coding sequence ATGTCTGAAAAAATCAAAATTACGGTAATTGGCACGGTGGTAAGGGATACCATCTACCCTTACAAAGGGGAGCCGGTTTACGGGTGGGGCGGGATTTACTACACCTTATCCCATTTGGCCGGCATTTTGAGAGACCAGGCTGTTCTGGAACCCGTATTTTATCTTGGATACGATGTGTACGACGAGTTTTTGGAACTTCTTACGGAAAAATTCCCCAACATTCGCACCAACGGGATCCATAAAATCGACCAAAAAAATAATCAGGTCATTTTAAAATACATTACACCTGAATATCGGGAAGAAACGTCGAACTATATTCCGCCTCCTTTGCCGTACGATTTGATTCGGCCTTTTGTCGGAAACGATGTTATCTTACTCAATTTCATCTCTGGCTACGAGGTGACGTATGAAACCTGCAAGCAAATAGCGGAAGAAAAATCCGGCTATTTGTACGTGGATTTTCACAGTCTTGCATTTGGGCGGAATGAAGACGGTTCCCGGTTTTACCAAAGACCGGAAAACTGGCAGGATTGGGTGAAACTTCCTGATATTCTTCAAATGAACGAAAAAGAAGCGGAAACCCTGGCGGCACGCGCTCTGGAAACTGTGGACGATTACAAAAAATTTGCAACCGAATTGGTTCAAATTAGTAACAATATTATTAATATAACGCTGGGCTCAAAGGGATCGGTTTTGGCTTTCCTGTCGGATGGTATCCCGGAGGTGTATTATTTTGAGCCCCTAAAAGTGAACAAAGTGGTAGATGCCACCGGCTGCGGCGACTCCTTTGCGACGGGTTTTATTTCCCGGTTTCTCAAAACAAAAGACCCCGTGGAATCTGCCCGATACGGGAATATTACCGGAGGGTTGAATTGTACCTTTCAATCCACGACAAAAGTGGATCGCATCCATCTTCAGGTGGAGGAGGCGCTAAAATCCTATCAAAAAAATAAGCTGTTTGTTGTCGAATAA
- the purE gene encoding 5-(carboxyamino)imidazole ribonucleotide mutase: MGNGYLVSIIVGSSSDEEMAAHTKKYLDYFNIPYDFQVLSAHRNAAALSEYLKKAVAQGVQVFIAQAGMAAHLPGAIAAQTSRPVIGVPLPNSALNGLDALLSEVQMPSGIPVATMAIGKAGAINAAVLAAEILALSRTDLQDKLVEFRNKGSKL, encoded by the coding sequence ATGGGTAACGGGTATCTGGTCAGTATTATTGTCGGAAGTTCATCGGATGAAGAGATGGCGGCACACACAAAAAAATATCTGGATTATTTTAATATTCCCTACGATTTTCAGGTTTTGTCCGCTCATCGGAATGCAGCGGCGCTTTCCGAATATCTGAAAAAGGCGGTAGCACAGGGTGTACAGGTTTTTATCGCACAGGCGGGAATGGCGGCCCACCTGCCCGGAGCAATAGCGGCCCAAACTTCGCGTCCGGTTATTGGTGTTCCGTTACCCAATTCCGCTTTGAACGGACTGGATGCCCTTTTATCGGAAGTTCAGATGCCCTCGGGTATTCCGGTAGCCACCATGGCCATCGGAAAAGCAGGGGCCATTAATGCAGCCGTTCTGGCTGCCGAAATATTGGCGTTGTCCCGTACCGATTTACAGGACAAACTTGTTGAATTTCGTAATAAGGGGTCCAAATTGTAA
- a CDS encoding DUF4837 family protein — protein MKIRRYGLLVILVLSLFAANCYRRELGREPEQDIYVFAPQSVWDAVQKPLEEAFSEGIETPQPEKYFILKYISNPDDLDKYTLHRNLMFVATLDSKGPIADLVRKSLSSPQIMAGVKAGKNFLFKKENQWVDDQTILLLVSVNTDSLAKKIERFKKQIFSIYNTQYVKQLTKEMFASHENKKLEKELLKKYQWTVRVQHDYFLAWESPDTGFVFLRRRYPERWLYVRWIETDNPSLITKDWIINERDSVGSWFYGGDTVNRKYVKFKIVNFNGRRAYQVDGLWENNEKIAGGPFREYVFYDEPTSRIYIIDCAVFDPKDLYGKMPFMRQLDVIARSFKTLVDIQKGK, from the coding sequence ATGAAAATTAGACGATATGGTTTGTTGGTAATTCTTGTTCTCTCCCTTTTTGCTGCAAATTGTTATCGCAGAGAACTGGGGAGGGAACCGGAGCAGGACATCTACGTATTTGCGCCCCAATCGGTTTGGGATGCCGTGCAAAAGCCTCTTGAAGAGGCGTTCAGTGAAGGCATTGAAACACCCCAACCCGAAAAATATTTTATTTTGAAGTATATTTCAAACCCCGACGATCTGGATAAATACACCCTTCACCGAAATCTGATGTTTGTTGCCACGCTTGATTCCAAGGGCCCGATTGCCGATCTGGTCCGAAAGAGTCTTTCGTCGCCGCAAATTATGGCGGGCGTTAAAGCGGGAAAAAATTTTCTTTTTAAGAAGGAAAACCAATGGGTGGATGATCAGACCATTTTGCTCCTGGTGTCTGTGAATACGGATTCACTGGCCAAAAAGATTGAACGATTTAAGAAACAAATTTTTTCGATTTACAACACTCAATATGTAAAACAATTGACGAAGGAAATGTTTGCCAGCCACGAAAATAAAAAGCTGGAAAAAGAGCTTCTTAAAAAATACCAGTGGACCGTTCGTGTGCAGCACGACTACTTTCTGGCCTGGGAATCGCCCGATACGGGTTTTGTCTTTTTGCGCCGACGATACCCCGAACGCTGGCTTTACGTCCGGTGGATTGAAACGGACAACCCCTCGCTCATTACCAAAGACTGGATTATCAATGAGAGGGATTCTGTCGGTTCCTGGTTTTATGGCGGAGATACGGTGAATCGGAAATATGTAAAATTTAAGATTGTCAATTTTAACGGCAGGCGGGCCTACCAGGTGGATGGATTGTGGGAAAATAACGAAAAAATAGCCGGCGGCCCATTCCGTGAATATGTGTTTTATGATGAGCCCACCAGCCGAATTTACATTATTGATTGTGCTGTTTTTGATCCGAAAGATCTCTATGGAAAAATGCCGTTCATGCGGCAGTTGGATGTGATAGCCAGATCGTTTAAAACGTTGGTTGATATTCAAAAAGGAAAATAA
- a CDS encoding flippase-like domain-containing protein: protein MNRKTVFFFLKIVVSSVLLYYLFARIGVENFINQLSTANLWWVLVGIGSFLISNFLGSLQWYLLMRQSGMDLTYRQTVEFYFIGLFFNNFFISNLGGDVFRIYYASRSTDKTAGAISTVFLDRFIGFTMLTFLSLIGGLLILKENYLQTILPVLFITLFFWILIFAVFFNRPLAKKFHPLFVWLFPESVVQKMIDLYEVVHQFKHAKLVLLKLMGIGFFVQLFRVGIHYFAGLALNIHVGFQTFMLFIPLIALLASLPISIGGLGVREQSGVVLFARAGISAGLAASMEFLAYLMTIVGSLPGAALFLFAGKKSRRKK, encoded by the coding sequence GTGAACCGGAAAACAGTTTTCTTTTTTCTCAAAATCGTTGTAAGCAGTGTCCTCTTATATTATTTATTTGCCAGAATTGGTGTTGAAAATTTTATCAATCAATTATCAACGGCCAATCTGTGGTGGGTTCTGGTTGGAATCGGGTCGTTTCTGATCAGTAATTTTCTGGGCTCTTTGCAGTGGTACCTGCTTATGCGGCAGAGCGGGATGGATCTGACGTACCGCCAAACTGTGGAGTTCTATTTTATCGGCCTCTTTTTTAATAATTTTTTTATCAGTAATTTGGGCGGGGATGTGTTTCGCATTTACTACGCTTCCCGATCCACCGACAAAACAGCCGGGGCCATTTCAACCGTTTTTCTCGATCGGTTCATCGGATTTACCATGCTTACATTTTTGTCGCTGATCGGAGGACTTTTGATTCTGAAGGAGAATTATTTACAAACCATTTTACCGGTACTTTTCATTACGCTTTTCTTTTGGATTTTAATTTTTGCGGTGTTTTTCAATCGCCCCCTGGCAAAGAAATTTCACCCGTTGTTTGTCTGGCTTTTTCCGGAATCTGTGGTGCAGAAAATGATTGATCTGTACGAAGTGGTGCATCAATTCAAACATGCCAAATTGGTTTTGCTGAAACTCATGGGCATTGGGTTTTTTGTTCAGCTTTTTAGGGTGGGGATTCATTATTTTGCCGGATTGGCATTGAATATTCACGTGGGATTTCAAACATTCATGTTATTCATTCCTTTGATTGCACTGCTGGCAAGCCTGCCTATTTCCATCGGAGGATTGGGTGTCCGTGAGCAATCGGGAGTCGTGCTTTTTGCGAGAGCCGGCATTTCTGCAGGTTTGGCTGCATCGATGGAGTTCCTGGCTTATTTGATGACCATTGTCGGATCGTTGCCAGGTGCCGCTTTATTTCTATTTGCCGGGAAAAAAAGCAGGAGGAAAAAATGA
- a CDS encoding class I SAM-dependent methyltransferase: MDRVRFEQTDCPICGAQAATFFLDTFDRYVFPYAKNYRLERCNSCGALFVNPRPLPEDLDKFYPTDILNPFLEFEANHQDFFQKLYAFVHPYAISWKRKQVEKISGVGRILDVSCGNGDFLYSMRRHLWEVTGIERIPKYANFAHQTLGLPVFDSIDKLPEGNHDYFDAVTFWHSFSRFQNPVQILKKIRVFLKDEGHVFIGIPNIRSLDFYFYREDWAALDSPRRLFHVSPKHMRQVARAAGWKIVLEKPIGLDYFYNALLSEKIRMRRLQVPRVVSPFLYLRGFLMAWLSRIIGITGNGSGMLYVLQKRVV, translated from the coding sequence TTGGATCGAGTGAGATTTGAACAAACGGATTGTCCTATTTGTGGTGCTCAAGCGGCCACATTTTTTTTAGACACATTTGATCGCTATGTGTTTCCCTACGCAAAGAACTATCGCTTGGAGAGATGCAATTCGTGCGGCGCATTGTTTGTGAATCCCCGCCCGTTGCCTGAAGATCTGGACAAATTTTACCCGACCGATATTCTGAATCCGTTTTTGGAATTCGAAGCCAATCATCAGGATTTTTTTCAGAAACTGTATGCTTTCGTGCATCCATACGCCATTTCGTGGAAGAGAAAACAGGTGGAAAAGATTTCCGGTGTGGGAAGAATTCTGGATGTTTCCTGTGGGAACGGGGATTTTCTTTATTCCATGCGCCGTCACTTGTGGGAGGTAACGGGAATCGAGCGAATTCCAAAATATGCCAATTTTGCGCACCAAACGTTGGGACTGCCCGTTTTTGATTCAATAGACAAACTTCCTGAGGGGAATCATGATTATTTTGACGCCGTTACATTCTGGCATTCCTTTTCTCGGTTTCAGAATCCGGTGCAGATTTTGAAAAAAATCCGGGTTTTTCTAAAGGATGAGGGGCATGTGTTCATTGGTATCCCCAATATTCGGTCACTGGATTTTTATTTTTATCGGGAGGATTGGGCGGCTTTGGATAGCCCGCGGCGCTTGTTCCATGTTTCTCCGAAACACATGCGGCAGGTCGCGCGGGCTGCCGGATGGAAAATCGTTCTGGAAAAGCCTATCGGGTTGGATTACTTTTATAACGCACTTCTCAGCGAAAAAATTCGGATGCGGCGGCTGCAGGTACCGAGGGTTGTTTCACCGTTTCTTTATTTGCGGGGATTTCTGATGGCCTGGCTGTCACGAATTATTGGAATAACCGGAAACGGTTCGGGAATGTTGTACGTTTTACAAAAGAGGGTGGTGTGA
- a CDS encoding glycosyltransferase family 2 protein: MGIKTPTENKIIVTIVIPHIGQSDILYACLRSLKNEKKVPFRVLIIDNGSDLSAEKVSAILPTSDFEIVKNEQNLGFAGGCNVGLRRVETPYAVLLNNDTEVGENWLEPLVACMEDYPNAAACQPKILSMRFPGKFDYAGGMGGLIDRFGYPFAIGRIFDALETDTGQYEGRFRIFWASGTAIMIRTAVLSQSGLLDEDFFAHMEEIDLNWRFHLLGYSVLSDSKSQVYHYSGYSLGHEAHRKMYLNHRNNWMMLLKNYSFKTLVWLIPVRLVFEGLTFWVSVAKLDVKRAWAVLRAGAFILVHGIKIRRKHRDVQSIRNVSDEMIFSQMYRGSIVFDYFVRGVRRVCDLEGLPTWIE, from the coding sequence ATGGGAATAAAAACGCCGACAGAAAATAAAATCATTGTCACCATAGTTATTCCCCATATCGGGCAAAGCGATATTCTGTATGCGTGTCTGCGTTCTTTGAAAAATGAAAAGAAAGTGCCATTTCGGGTGCTTATCATCGACAATGGTTCTGACCTTTCTGCAGAGAAGGTAAGCGCCATTTTGCCGACCTCTGATTTTGAGATTGTAAAAAACGAGCAAAATCTGGGATTTGCCGGAGGGTGCAATGTGGGGCTTCGGCGGGTGGAAACACCCTACGCCGTCCTGCTGAATAATGATACGGAAGTCGGCGAAAATTGGTTGGAACCGTTGGTGGCGTGTATGGAAGATTATCCGAATGCTGCAGCCTGTCAGCCGAAAATACTCTCCATGCGGTTCCCTGGCAAGTTTGATTACGCGGGCGGCATGGGAGGACTGATTGACCGCTTTGGTTACCCCTTTGCCATCGGGCGGATTTTCGACGCTCTTGAAACGGATACCGGACAGTACGAAGGCCGCTTTCGGATTTTCTGGGCATCCGGCACAGCGATAATGATTCGAACGGCTGTTCTCAGCCAATCCGGGCTGCTGGATGAGGATTTTTTTGCCCACATGGAGGAAATTGACCTGAATTGGCGGTTTCACCTTTTGGGGTATTCCGTTCTGTCAGATTCCAAAAGTCAGGTGTACCACTATTCCGGCTATTCGTTGGGGCATGAAGCGCATCGAAAGATGTATTTGAACCATCGAAATAATTGGATGATGCTGCTAAAAAATTATTCGTTTAAAACACTGGTGTGGCTTATTCCGGTTCGACTGGTTTTTGAAGGACTTACGTTTTGGGTTTCGGTAGCCAAGTTGGATGTTAAACGGGCATGGGCGGTTCTCCGCGCAGGGGCTTTCATTCTGGTGCATGGAATAAAAATACGTCGCAAGCACAGGGATGTACAATCCATTCGGAACGTTTCCGATGAAATGATTTTTTCACAGATGTACCGGGGAAGCATCGTTTTTGATTATTTTGTGCGTGGTGTCAGAAGGGTGTGTGATTTGGAAGGGTTGCCTACTTGGATCGAGTGA
- a CDS encoding DUF2723 domain-containing protein, producing MKRMEKNRIVNRWVAIGVFAIAFLTYLRTIAPDVSFWDCGEFIACSYTMSVMHPPGAPLFTIIGRLFTLFPFMNVAWRVNFISVLSSAFTIMLLYLVIVRLINIWKGEPKNATDRWITYGGAVIGALAFAFSDSFWFNAVEAEVYAMSMLFTSLVVWLTLYWKDNPVGPFNEKWMVLIVYLFWLATGVHLLNLLAFPFIFMIVYFEDNLTIKRLVWVVLLQAGVPIMLYILFFHYDPTKMSYQQFMAHQASAWKFFQVTFVIVLVGTLYYLWKVDKKAFKLWWIIPLLFVIGYTAYLIIFIRSKMNPPIDENDPETWTAIKDYLARKQYGENSMLLTIFSRKAPFWSYQISKMYVRYFGWQFIGTGTTIGRDGYIAEILSLRGLYGLPFLLGMIGAVHHFTKDWKRGLAVLFLFFMMGLAIVLYVNQDNPQPRERDYSYVGSFYAFAIWIGIGATAVMEAIKEFLQNRKTWLRPAILVALLVMAVAVPINMFAFNFHSHDRSGNYVPYDYSYNILQTCEPNGVIFTNGDNDTFPLWYLQYVKNIRTDVRLVNLSLLNTPWYIKQLKHRAPRVPISLTDQEIERIGLYPWDKPQTVEIGVPDTVYKNEIADMRKWNELPNRPLDQSGKIKFTVKPTVAGRALRVQDLMVLNIMMTDNWRKPIYFAVTVSDENKIGLNPYLRMDGMAFKVIPFRGIEISAHRLWENLFHKFLFRNLNNPKVYLDDKTKGLLINYRSAFLRLAAYYRMKRQMNKVIQVLDRMEYLMPENLIPIRDDRVVLSIGKMYWDAGKPEEFEKRAKAIIAKKPDSVEAYVWLLDYYRSFKRYSDGIQLMQKWLERHPNDKQAQSIIRNLQSELAKTSKDSIAGGAAKLPLQPKK from the coding sequence ATGAAACGGATGGAGAAAAATCGGATTGTGAATCGCTGGGTAGCGATTGGTGTGTTTGCAATAGCTTTTCTGACGTATTTGCGCACAATTGCCCCGGATGTATCGTTTTGGGATTGCGGTGAGTTTATTGCATGTTCGTACACCATGAGTGTCATGCATCCTCCAGGCGCCCCTCTTTTTACCATTATTGGCCGGCTGTTCACCTTGTTCCCATTCATGAATGTGGCATGGCGGGTGAATTTTATTTCGGTGTTGTCCAGTGCATTTACCATTATGCTATTGTATCTGGTCATTGTCCGCTTGATTAACATTTGGAAGGGTGAACCCAAGAATGCCACCGATCGTTGGATTACCTACGGCGGGGCCGTTATTGGAGCTCTGGCCTTTGCCTTTTCGGACAGCTTCTGGTTTAATGCCGTTGAAGCCGAAGTCTACGCCATGAGTATGCTTTTTACCTCGCTGGTGGTTTGGTTAACCCTGTATTGGAAGGATAACCCTGTCGGTCCCTTCAATGAAAAATGGATGGTCCTGATTGTTTACCTTTTCTGGCTGGCCACAGGCGTCCATCTTCTGAATCTACTTGCCTTTCCTTTCATTTTTATGATCGTTTATTTTGAGGACAATCTCACAATCAAGCGGTTGGTCTGGGTGGTTTTACTGCAGGCAGGGGTTCCGATTATGCTCTACATTTTGTTTTTCCATTATGATCCGACCAAAATGTCCTACCAGCAATTCATGGCGCATCAGGCCTCCGCCTGGAAATTCTTTCAAGTCACGTTTGTTATTGTGCTGGTCGGCACCCTGTACTATTTGTGGAAGGTGGACAAAAAGGCATTCAAATTGTGGTGGATCATTCCATTGCTGTTTGTGATCGGATATACAGCGTATCTGATTATTTTTATTCGATCAAAAATGAATCCGCCTATTGATGAAAATGATCCCGAAACCTGGACGGCCATCAAGGATTATCTGGCCCGAAAACAATACGGCGAGAACAGCATGCTGCTGACCATCTTTTCAAGAAAAGCCCCGTTTTGGTCGTATCAGATCAGTAAAATGTATGTCCGCTATTTTGGGTGGCAGTTCATTGGGACCGGGACAACAATTGGAAGGGACGGTTATATTGCCGAGATTTTGAGTCTCAGGGGATTGTATGGCCTGCCGTTCTTATTGGGAATGATTGGAGCGGTTCATCACTTTACAAAGGATTGGAAACGGGGTCTGGCCGTTCTGTTTCTCTTCTTCATGATGGGTCTGGCCATTGTGCTGTACGTGAATCAGGACAACCCGCAGCCCAGAGAGCGGGATTATTCCTACGTGGGAAGCTTTTACGCATTTGCGATCTGGATTGGAATAGGCGCTACCGCTGTGATGGAGGCGATTAAGGAATTTCTTCAAAATCGAAAGACATGGCTCCGCCCGGCTATCCTTGTGGCCCTTTTGGTGATGGCGGTTGCTGTTCCGATTAATATGTTTGCCTTTAATTTCCATTCACACGATCGTTCCGGAAATTATGTTCCGTACGATTACTCCTACAACATTCTCCAAACCTGTGAACCCAACGGAGTCATTTTTACCAATGGAGACAACGACACCTTTCCGCTCTGGTATTTACAGTACGTGAAAAATATCCGAACGGATGTGCGGCTTGTCAATCTTTCTCTTTTGAATACTCCGTGGTACATTAAACAGCTCAAACATCGTGCGCCGCGGGTTCCCATCTCCCTTACGGATCAGGAAATTGAGCGCATTGGGCTGTACCCCTGGGATAAACCTCAAACCGTTGAAATCGGTGTACCGGATACCGTTTATAAAAATGAGATTGCCGATATGAGGAAATGGAACGAGCTTCCGAACAGGCCGCTGGATCAGAGCGGGAAGATTAAATTTACGGTCAAACCAACGGTTGCAGGGCGGGCGCTTCGGGTTCAGGACCTCATGGTGCTGAATATTATGATGACCGATAACTGGCGAAAACCCATCTATTTTGCGGTTACGGTTTCGGATGAAAATAAGATCGGACTGAATCCCTACCTGCGAATGGACGGGATGGCCTTTAAGGTTATCCCCTTTAGGGGGATTGAAATCAGTGCCCATCGCTTGTGGGAAAACCTGTTTCACAAATTTCTTTTCAGAAATCTTAATAATCCCAAGGTTTATCTTGATGATAAAACCAAGGGATTGCTCATCAACTACCGCTCTGCCTTTCTGCGTCTGGCGGCTTACTATCGCATGAAACGGCAAATGAACAAGGTTATTCAGGTGTTGGATCGAATGGAATATCTCATGCCTGAGAATTTGATTCCGATTCGGGATGACCGCGTCGTGCTTTCCATTGGAAAAATGTACTGGGATGCGGGAAAACCGGAAGAATTTGAGAAACGGGCCAAAGCGATTATCGCCAAAAAACCGGACAGCGTGGAAGCGTATGTCTGGTTGCTGGACTATTACCGCAGCTTTAAACGCTATTCGGATGGCATACAACTCATGCAAAAATGGCTGGAGCGGCATCCGAATGATAAACAGGCACAGTCCATTATTCGCAATTTACAGAGCGAACTTGCAAAAACCAGTAAGGATTCCATTGCTGGAGGGGCAGCCAAACTGCCGCTTCAACCTAAAAAATAA
- a CDS encoding DUF1844 domain-containing protein, which produces MAQDISNDQKNEILFLQLIMTFETAAWQQMGKIKNPLTDKIERDLNQAQLSIDMLDMIKAKTQGNLTENEIRVLDRTLSELKLNFVDELEKERKEQEKKAQEKAQEEKKPASESEKKENVKEEEKEKKTDEGGK; this is translated from the coding sequence TCTAATGATCAGAAAAATGAAATACTGTTCCTGCAGTTGATTATGACATTTGAAACAGCCGCCTGGCAGCAAATGGGAAAGATCAAAAATCCTCTTACCGATAAAATTGAGCGCGATCTGAATCAGGCACAATTGTCCATTGATATGCTGGACATGATTAAAGCCAAAACACAGGGTAATCTAACAGAAAATGAAATCCGGGTTTTGGACCGCACCCTATCGGAATTGAAATTGAATTTCGTGGATGAACTGGAGAAAGAGCGAAAAGAGCAGGAGAAAAAGGCTCAGGAAAAAGCGCAGGAAGAGAAAAAGCCTGCCTCGGAAAGTGAGAAAAAAGAAAACGTGAAGGAAGAAGAAAAAGAGAAAAAAACAGATGAAGGGGGCAAATAG